One window from the genome of Bacteroidota bacterium encodes:
- a CDS encoding START-like domain-containing protein → MKKKIELEYSLNSSPKILFNHLSTPGGLSEWFAEDVNQDGKIFTFVWEGTKHKAEMILFKDLHYIRFHWLDDTDKKTYFEFKINTDEITNDISIVITDFAEDDEKNDLIELWNEQVSQLKQVLGL, encoded by the coding sequence ATGAAAAAGAAAATCGAACTGGAATATTCCCTTAATTCTTCACCCAAAATATTATTTAACCACTTAAGTACCCCGGGAGGATTATCCGAATGGTTCGCTGAAGATGTGAACCAGGACGGCAAAATTTTCACATTCGTGTGGGAAGGAACAAAACACAAGGCAGAGATGATCCTCTTCAAGGACTTGCATTACATCCGTTTTCATTGGTTGGACGATACGGATAAAAAAACTTATTTTGAATTTAAAATTAATACCGACGAAATCACCAATGATATCTCCATAGTTATTACCGACTTCGCAGAGGATGATGAAAAAAATGACCTCATCGAACTTTGGAACGAACAAGTTTCACAACTTAAACAAGTATTAGGTTTATAA